GGCGCACTTTTGGTTGAGGTCAAAGCACCAAGCCTTGTCTGCATCCACCATTTGGGCAATTAGCGGGGCGCTGCTCCAGACTGGGAAGTCCTTGTGTTCGTCGGTGATGCTGATCACCACATCCACGGCCGTGCCCTCGAGCCCGGCATCGGCCAGGGCTTGCCCGGCGGCCCAGCCCGCCATCCGGGCCGGGTGGTCGTCGGGGCCGGGCACAGGTTTCTGGTGGATGCCCAGTTTTTCCCGCACCACCCACTCCGGCAGGCCGCTGGCCAGAGCGATTTCGCTGCTGGTCATGCGCGGTGCAGGTAAGTAGACCCCTAGGCCCCGAAGGTATGCCATCTCGAACCTCAAGACTTGATTGAGGTGAGTTTACCCAGGGGTTGTTACAACCTTGTTACATGCGGGTGGTCTGGAAACTATGCCCAACGGTGGCCTGAAAGGCACGAAAACCCAGCCACAAGGGTCACTCCTGCAGCGGGAAATCTGATGCCCTGCCGTCCCACTTGCGCCTCCTCGGAATGGGGGGTGCAACTTTATTTGATTCGATGAGCTTTGTACTACTAGCACAGCCGTTCTCGGTAAATTTCTGGAGTTATTTACCGCACACCGACTGCATTGTCCACTTTGATGCCCGAAAGGGATCGCCTAAAAAGGCCCTCTCTACCGCGTAGGGGAGCCCGGGTGAAGGGGGGGTGGTTTTTAGAGCTATACAGATGTGGTTGTACAGGTATCCAAACGACACCGCACTCAATTTGGGCCCTTAGTGGTCTGGTAACTAAATTTCCGAAGTTTTGTACCGCACACCGAATACATCGATGTAGAGATTCCATCCCACTTCGGCCCCCGAGATGGCCTAAAAACGCCCTCCCTACCGCGTAGGGAGGGTGGGGGAGGGTATCAGGCAAGGCCCCCAATCCGCTGGGTGAAGGGCCAGGTCAGCCACCCCACCTGGCCTCCCCTACGCAGTAGGGGAGGGAAGGGACGAAGCGGGGTGGGGTGCTTTTTGCATGACCGTACAGGCAAGGCACCGAAGGCCCAGGTTTACGAGACACGGCGCGTTCTGAAGGCTAAACCCCATACTGCGTATTTTGTTACCAGACCACTTAGCGCGATCCTTTGGCCAGCAGATTGGCAAATCCCAAGGCCAAAATCAGTACCACACCCAAAGCCCAGTAAGGAAAATTGGCGGGAATCCAGCCCTGCCACTGAGCTAGGTAGATCAGCCCACCTACCAGGACGGCAATTAGCGCCCACAGGCCAAACGGTTTTAAGCCTTCCATGCGCACATCCTACTTTTTCTCGCGGTGCAGGTAGTAGTAAATTTCGTTGGGTACCCAGCCCATGGCGTTGGCGATACGGTTGGTGAAGTTGAACATGGCTGCTACCTGGGCGGCCTCGAAGATGGCCTCGTCTGAAAGCCCAATAGCCCTGAGCATCTGCACATCGGCAGAGCTCATCACCGCCGAATCTACCGTTATCTGATGAGCGAATTCCAGCAGCGCATGTTCCCTGGGGCTCAGGTGGGCCCGCCGGAAGTTGGCCGCAAGCACCTCGGGCAAGACCGGATCGCCGCTGATCTCGCGCAGGTAGGCCGAGTGCGAAGCCAGGCAGTACTCGCATTCGTTGGCCGAAGAAACCACCACGGCGATCATCTCCCGTTCCTTGCGGGTTAGGTGGCTTTGATCCTCGTTGCGCATCAGAAAGTCGTAGTAGCGGAACCAGCGCATGAAGTGTTCTGGGGTTAGGGCAAAGTTGCGGGCCACATTGGGAATGAAGCCGGTTTTCTCTTTGAACTTACCGAACAAAACCTGCACATCCTGGGGTACCTCGCTTTCCTCTGGCACCCGAACCCAGGCGGTGGGTGGGGCGTCCAATTGGGTCTTTTGGGTCTTGCGTTGCGACTTGCGACTGGTTTTGGGGGTTTTGGCTCGAGGGGTTGCCATACGGTTACTCCATAGCGAGGTGGCGAATAAGCTCAGCCCTGCGTGGCCCAGCGCTCGGGCACGGCTTTTTTCAGAAAATCCACGATGTCTTGAGTGCTGGTACCGGGGCCAAATACCCCTGCTACGCCCAGCTCTTTGAGGTAGGGCACGTCCTCATCGGGGATGATGCCCCCGCCGAAGAGCAGGATATCGTCTGCCCCTTGTTCTTTGAGTAAACGCCGAACCTCCCCAAAGTAGTGCATGTGAGCGCCGGATAAAATAGACAGACCAATTGCGTCTACGTCTTCTTGTAAGGCTGCCGAGACGATCATCTCTGGGGTTTGCCGCAAGCCTGTGTAGATGACTTCCATCCCGGCGTCGCGCAGCGCTCTGGCTACTACCTTGGCCCCCCGGTCGTGGCCGTCGAGGCCGGGCTTGGCTATAAGCACACGGATCCTTCTGTCCATGGCTTCTATCTTACGGGATGGTCTTGGACAGTCGCCAGGTACGAAGTCCCGCGCGTACCCCAAGCGCTTTGGAGGCTGGTAGCAATTGTTTGGTGGCGAATACGGTGCGGCCAAACAAGCTTTTCACTGTGAGCTTGCTTCGCATTCTGTGGCTCGCAATGCCCGTTAAAGGGAGGAGCACCAGATTCTTCCGAGGTGGCCCCCATCGAACCCCACAACCCAGCGCAGGCTGGGAGCGCCGATGAAACAAGCCCGGCTGTCCAGCCAGTTGCCCAAGGTCGAACCAGGGCGAGGGCAAAAATATCTTTGCGAAGATTAAGTGGTCTGGTAACTAAATTTCCGAAGTTTTGTACCGCACACCGAATACATCGTTGTAGAGATTCCATCCCACTTCGGCCCCCGAGATGGCCTAAAAACGCCCTCCCTACCGCGTAGGGAGGGTGGGGGAGGGTATCAGACAAGGCCCCCAATCCGCTGCGTGAAGGGCCAGGTCAGCCACCCCACCTGGCCTCCCCTACGCAGTAGGGGAGGGAAGGGGCGAAGCGGGGTGGGGTGCTTTTTGCATGACCGTACAGGCAAGGCACCGAAGGCCCAGGTTTACGAGACACGGCGCGTTCTGAAGGCTAAACCCCATGCTGCGTATTTTGTTACCAGGCCATTAAGTGGTGGTCGAAAATTCCCGCTGGCGATAGGTTTTTTCCAAATGATTTTTAAACTGCTCGAGGGTAACCTTAAGCAGTTTGTTGGGCTCGCCGAATATAGAGGCATACCAGTCGGCGGCCTTGTCTAGCAAAGGAGAGTCGTAGTGAGGTTGTCCCTCGAGCAAAAGCTCGAGGTGGGTATTGCCGTCTTCGGTCTCGCTCAGGCGCAGCCAGCCGGAGATTTCCAGGTTGTGGGGTACACCCGGCACACTGCGGAATTCCAAATACTCCGGGGGCCTGCGCTCGGTGGCTTCGGCCACCCAGATCAGATCTACCGGCGGTTGGCCCCGGGCCTTGAAGCGCCAACCCGAGCCAATCCGGCTGACCTCCTTGATGGCTTTGGCCCAGCTAGGCCAGCTCGAGAAATCCTGAAAAGCCGCCCAGACCACCTCGCGGGGAGCCTGGATGTTCATTACCAATTCCTCCCTAAAACGCATGTCCACCTCCCTTTTTTGTACAAGAGCACAACGGAAAGAGAACGATTACAATTTCGTGTAAACATATATTGCCACGAAGCCGTGTACACAGGATGAGGGCTGGATTACACTATCAAGATGATGAAGGTATATGTAATCGGGGCCGGACTTGCCGGTGCGGAGGCGGCCTTTACGGCGGCCCGTATGGGGGCGCAGGTGCGGCTCTTTGAGATGCGGCCCCAGCGGATGACCCCGGCCCACCAGACCCCCCATTTTGCCGAGCTGGTCTGTTCCAACAGCCTAGGAGGTGAGGGGGAGACCAACGCCAAAGGGTTGTTGCAAGCCGAGATGCGGGCCGCGGGCTCGCTGATCATGCAGGCTGCCGAACGGCACCGCATTCCGGCGGGTGGGGCTTTGGCGGTGGAGCGCGAGGGGTTCTCGCTGGCAATTACCCGAGCGCTGGAGGGTCATCCCCAGATTGAGGTGGTGCGGCAGGAGGTCTTGGAACTGCCCCCAGACGGCGTTACGGTGCTGGCGACCGGGCCGCTCACCTCAGATGCGCTATCGGAGCATCTGCGATCTTTGCTGGGGGAGGAGTTTTTGGGCTTTTACGATGCCGCCGCGCCGGTGGTGCTGGGGGAGAGCATCGACCTCGAGGTGGCCTACCGGGCCGGGCGTTATGGTCAGAGCGCGGACTACCTAAACTGCCCCATGACCGAAGAAGAGTACCGGCGCTTTTATGAAGTGTTGACCCAGGCCCGCCAACACACCCCCCACGACTGGGAGAAGCTCGAGTTCTTCGAAGGCTGTATGCCCATCGAAGAAATTGCCCGGCGGGGCTACGATACCCCGCGCTTTGGCCCCCTGAAGCCGGTGGGCTTGCCCGACCCCAGAACCGGCCAGGAGCCCTACGCGGTGGTACAGCTACGGGCGGAGGATCGGCGGGGCCAGATGTGGAGCCTGGTGGGGTTCCAGACCGGTCTCAAGTGGGGCGACCAAAAGAACGTGGTGCAGAGCATCCCGGGCCTGGAAAAAGCCGAAATTGTGCGCTATGGGGTCATGCACCGCAACACCTATCTGTGTGCCCCCAGGCTGATAAAACCCACCCTGCAGTTCCGCGAACATCCAAACCTGCTGGTAGCCGGGGTGCTCTGCGGGGTAGAGGGATACCTCGAGTCGGCAGCCACCGGTTTTCTGGCCGGCCTCAACGCGGCCCGGTTGGCTCTGGGTGACGAACCCTTGGTGCCGCCGGAAGAGTCCATGCTGGGCGGGTTGGTGCGCTACCTGGCAAGCGCCAACCCCGACAACTTCCAGCCCATGAACGCCAACTGGGGGCTGGTGCCGGCCGAGGGCGGCAAGGGCAAAAAAGCCGAAAAGCGCGCCCGGATGTTTCGGCGGGGTTTGCAGCATTTCCAGGGCTGGCTGGCCGATTTTTCGGCTGGGGTGGAGGAGGGGCTCCTCTCTAGCGAGGAAATACCGGTAGGTTCAGGTTAGCCAGGCTGGCGTAATCCACTTTCCAGCCCTGTTCGCCAAAGGTGAGCCGAGCCGAACCGCTCCGTTGCAGGGTAGTGCCGTTCAGTACGGCTGTGAGCCTGAAGCGGATGGTGGCCTGGTCGCCCTCGACCTGGGTTTGTATCACCCCCAACTCAAAGTTTTTGAGCCGGGCTGCCGTGCGGCCAAAGCCGGGTGCGGGGTTTTGCAAGAAGCGCTCGCTCCAGATCGGATCGCTGCACTTGAGACCTTCGAAGACCTGGCGCAGGGCATTTTCGGCCAGTAGCGCCGAGGGCTGGGGTACGGGGCTCTGTGGGCTCGAGAGGGCTTCTACAGCGGCCCTGGCCCAGTGGCAGGGGGGCACGTCCACAAAGGGAGAAGTGCCCGGCTGGGGTTGGCCTTGCGCTAGGCTCAGGCTTCCCCAAAGCAAAAGGGCCAGCAGTTGGTTCATGCTTCTACCCTTGCAGACAGCTAGCCTTGCAACAAGTGAACCCAACACCTTTGGGTATGGGTATAAACTGTGCGAGATGGAACGTAAGTATTTTGGAACCGATGGGGTGCGGGGGGTGGCCGGTGAGCCGCCGCTCACGCCCGAGTTCGCACTCAAGCTGGGCCAGGCGGCCGGGGCTTTCTTCAAAAGCACCGTCAAGCGACCGGTGGTGTTGTTGGGCAAGGATACCCGGCTATCTTGCGACCTGCTCGAGGCCGCCCTGGCCGCCGGGCTGATGTCCCAGGGGGTACGGGTGGAGCACCTGGGGGTGCTGCCTACCCCCGGCGTGGCCTACCTGACCCGCGCGCTAGGGGCTACCGCCGGGGTGATGATCTCGGCCAGCCACAACCCCTACCAGGACAACGGCATCAAGTTTTTCAGCGCGCAGGGGGACAAACTGCCCGACGAGGTCGAGACCCAGATCGAGGCCTTGCTGGAAGAAGATTTCAAAACCGATGGTATTGGTACGGTCTCCGACTTCCGCGAGGCCGAGCGGATGTACCTGGACTTTCTGGCCTCCAAGGGCGCAAGCTTGGAGGGGCTTAAGGTTGTCCTGGACACCGCCAATGGGGCTACCTACCGCTTGGCCCACCGGCTATTCCAGCGGCTAGGGGCCGAGGTGTTTGTGATGTTCAACACCCCGGATGGGCGCAACATCAACAAAGGATGCGGCTCCACTCACCCCGGATTTTTGAAGCAGCAGGTGGTGGAGATGGGCTTCGATCTGGGGGTGGCTTTTGATGGTGACGGCGACCGAGCCATCCTGGTAGACCGGCATGGGCGCGAATTTCACGGCGACCATGTGCTTTATCTAAATGCCCTGATGCGGCGGGAGCCCGGGGTGGTGGGCACCCTGATGAGCAACATGGGCCTCGAGGTCAAGCTACGCGAAGCCGGCATCAGCTTCTACCGCACGGCGGTGGGTGACCGTTACGTCTACGAGAAACTCAAAGCCTCGGCCCTTACCCTGGGCGGCGAACAGAGCGGCCATGTGCTGTTCCTTGACCACGCCCCCACCGGTGACGGCATGCTCACGGCCATTCTGACCCTCAAAGCCATGCGCGAGTCGGGGCGTGACCTTTCGGAGTGGTACGAGGCCTTACCCATGTACCCGCAGCTCCTCAAAAACGTGCGGGTGCGTGACAAGCAAAGCCTTATGAAAAGCAGCGAACTGCACGCCGCGATTCAGCAGGCCGAGGGCCGACTGGCCGGCCAGGGCCGGGTCAACGTGCGGCCCTCCGGCACCGAGCCTTTGGTGCGGGTGATGGTGGAGGGCCCGGCGGAACTGATTGAATCGGTCTCGTCGGAGCTGGTGGCTGTGGTCGAGCGCCTTGACGGTATGCCGCAGCCCAAATGATGGGGCTTTGAGTCCGCCGACGACTGCCAGGACAACCGTATGACCGTTCGCCTACCCCTTACCGTGCGCTACGCCGAAACCGATGCCATGGGCGTGGTACACCATAGCAGCTACGTGGTCTGGCTCGAGGCCGCAAGGGTGGAGTGGCTCGAGCAAATCGGCCTGCCTTATACCCAAATCGAAGCCCAAGGGCTGGCCTTTGCGGTGATCGAGTTGGGCCTGACCTACCGCAACCCGGCCCGCTTTGGGGATCGGCTCGAGGTCGAGACCTGGCTCTGCGAGACTTCCTCCCGTACCCTGCGCTACCAGTACCGGGTGTGGCGGGGCGAAACACTGCTGGCCGAAGGCTTTACCCGCCACCTGTGCCAGGACACCCGGGGCAAGGCGGTGCGGATTCCCCCGGATATTTCCAGTCGCCTATCGCAGCACCTGTATCGGTTCAGCTGAAAAATCTGGGGTTGTAGCCTGGACGTATGGGCCAGACTGGACAGCCGAGAAGAACCATTAGCGACCGTGAGATTCGCCTGACCGCGGTGGTGTATGCCCGGCTAGGTGTGGTGCCCTATCTGCGGGCTCATGGGCGGCTGCCCGACCGGATTGGCGGCCCCTGGAATATCATCCCCATGCGGCTGGTGATCGAGGAGCGGGGAACCGACCCCGAACTTACCGACGACGAGCAATTGGTGTATGAGGCCATTTTGCGGGAAGGTCGGCTGCCGGGAGGGTCGGTCGTATTGCTCGACGAAGCGGAAAAACGCTCCGGCAAGAAAAGAAAACGGAAGGGGTGACCGCGCTTTTCATCAAAAGAGCCCACGCGGTGGCTTATGTAGCCCCTACAGCGGTTTTTCTGGGGGGACCACTCATGTACACGGGACTAGAGCGCGATCCAGGTCTGCTGCTGGCAACTTTGTACCGTGGCATCGATCACCCGCTGGGTGGCCAGACCATCCGCCAGGCTCGGGGTGGGTTGCTGGTTTTGCCGCACCCCCTCCATAAAGCGCCGGGCCAGCTCGATGAACTGGAAGTGGCCCCAGGAGGTCTCTGGGTCGCGCCCCCGCAGCAGGCTTTTGTCCGGGGGCACTTCGCGGTAGAGGCCGGGGCGCCGGGCCAGGAGGAGCTGGAAGCTGCTTCCCTTGCCCCAGAGGGCTGGGGAGAGCTTTAGGGCTCCTTTGGTGCCCTGGATTTCCAGCTCGAGCCGCTGGTCGGCCCCGATGTGCACCCTCGAGAGCGAAAAAGCCCCGCTGGCCTGGCCCAGCCGGGCCAGCACCGCCCCCTCGTCGAGGTTGGTGACCGGGTCGGGCCGCTGGAAGTGGATGTGGCCCTGGGCCATGACCTGGGTGAACTCGAGGCCCGTTACCATCCGTACCAGGTCGAAAAGGTGGGCCCCCAGGTCGGCCACCGCGCCCCCGGCCCCGCCCGTCTCGGCCTTGGCCCGCCAGGGGGTGGAGCCCTCGGGGTCACCCATAAAGCCCCCGTGGAAGTAGCCCCGCAGGTAGAGCACCTCGCCGATCTCGCCCGAACGCACCAGTGCCTGCGCGGTCTCGGCGGCTAGGTCGCCCCGGCTGGTGAAGGCGGTCAGGCCGATGCGCCTGTGGGCCTGCGCGGCGTTCAAAATGGCCTCGCCTTCCGGCGCACTGCGGGCCAGCGGCTTGTCCATAAAAAGGTGCTTCCCCGCTTCCAGGGCCCGAATGCCCAAGGGGGCGTGGGTATCGTCGGTGGTGGAGATGGCCACGCCGTCGCAGGCGGCCAGCAGGTCTGGGTAGTGCTCAAAGGCCCGGGTGCCAAACTGCGCGGCCAGTTTTTGCGCGTGGGCCGGGGTGCGACTGTAGATGCCGGCAATTTCGGCCCCTGCGTCTTTGAAGGCGGGAAGGTGGGCAAAACCGGCCCACCAGCCCGCGCCTACGATTCCGATTCGCATCTTAAGCACCTCTAGCCGCGTGGTAGGGGGGTTTGTGCAGGGCGCACGCCCTTGGGCATCACTCCCCCAATAATCATGCCCAGCACGTCGTCGTGGCTCACGTCTTGGGTGTAGACGGTGCCCACCACTTTGCCGTTCTTCATCACCGTGATGCGGTCGGCCAGGTCGAACACATCGTGCAGGTCGTGGCTGATCAGGAAGATGCCCACCCCCTCGGCCTTGAGGGCCTTGATTAGCTCACCCACCTTGGCGGTCTCCTCGGGGCCTAAGGCGGCGGTGGGCTCGTCCATGATCAGGCAGCGGGCCTTGAAGTAGATGGCCCGCCCGATGGCCACCGTCTGGCGCTGGCCGCCCGACATCTGGGCTACCGGTACGCGCAAGGAGGGGATTTTGACCCTTAGGCGGTCAAGGGTTTTGCGGGCTTCCAGCTCCATGATGTCCTCGTCCAGCATCACCCCCCGTACCTTCTCCCGCCCCAAGAAGACGTTGGCTACAGCGTCGAGGTTGTCGGCTAGGGCTAGGCTCTGGTAGATGGTCTCGATGCCCAGGGCCTGAGCGTCTTGCGGAGACCGGATTTGCACTTCCTGCCCGTCTACCCGAATCTGCCCTGAGTCGGCCTGATAGGCGCCGGAGAGTACCTTAATCAGGGTGGACTTACCCGCTCCGTTATGCCCCAAAAGACCCACCACCTCGCCTGGATAGAGATTAACCGAGGCGTTGTCTAAGGCCTGGTTGCCGCCAAAGCGCAAACAGATGTTCTGCATCTCGATAAGAGGGGTCATGCCTACCTCCGGCTCCTCAAGTAGACCGTGTTCCAGATAACCGCGGCCAGAAGCACCAGCCCCAGCACCACGTTCTGCCACTCGGTCGGTAGACCCATCAGCACCATTCCACTGCGCAACGAAGACATGAGCAGCGCTCCCAGCGCGGCCCCCACAATGGTGCCGCTACCCCCAGCTAAGGCGGTACCGCCTATGACCGCAGCGGCAATCACGTCGAGCTCGAGCAGATTGCCCATGCTGTTGGTCACAAAGTTCAAGCGGGCGGCCTGCACTGCCCCGGCCAGGGCGGCCAGGAAGCCCATTAGGGCGAATACCGCTACCAGCATCCGCCGGACGTTAATGCCGGCCAGCAAAGCGGCTTCGGGGTTACCCCCGATGGCGAAGACATAGCGGCCAAAGCGGGTGTTGAGGGCAATCCAGTTGAGGCTGAAGAGCACAACCAGCGTGATGAGTACCGGTACCGGCATGCCCCGTGGGGTGTTGGTGCCGGGGTAGGGGAAGGCATTCATGACCAACACAAAAGCCAGTACCAGCGCCAGTAGGGTACCGGTGACCAGCCCTTCGGCCCAGACGGGCCGCACCGGTAGGCCGTTCTTGAGGCGGCGACTGCGGTTGGAAAGGGCTTGGAATACGATAAAAACCATCACCACCAGACCCACCACCCAGGTCCAGAACTCGCCGATAGCGCCATTTAGGCCGCCCCCCAGCACCTTGAAGTTGTCGTTTAGGGGGCCGATGGTGCGCCCGCTGGCCACGATGAAGGTGGCATTGCGAAAAATCAGCAACCCCGCGAGCGTCACCACGAAGGCCGGCACCCCCCAGTAGGCCACCCAGTAGCCCTGAAAAGCGCCAATTAGGGCCCCCAGCAGCAAGCCTGCCAGCAGAGCCAGCAGCCAGTGCCCCCCCCAGCCCAGAGGGGGCACGGTCTGGATCAGGGCCATAATCATGCCGGTAAAGCCCAGGATGGAGCCCACCGAAAGGTCAATTTGGCGGGTGACGATGACCATCACCATGCCCCCCACCATGATGCCCACTACGGCGGTTTGTACCGAAAGGTTCCAGAGGTTTTGCGGGCTCAGGAACTGTCCGGGCTGGTTCATGGTGAGTATTTGAAAGACCGTCCAGACCACTGCCAGTACTACCAGCATGGTGAGGATGCGCCCATCCACCCCCAGGCTTTGTACCAGGCCGGGGGTAGCCCTCGAGGTCGTTTGCATCTGCATTAAGAAGCCCTCCTCACTTGTAGTTGTTGGACACGATTATAGCGCGGCTTTGGGAACTTTGTGCTTTTTGCTCGGCCTATAAAAAGGGTGGGCCTGCGCCCACCCTGGCAAAACCACTTCAGATTAGCGGCAGGCTGCCGGTGCGCTTGCTCCGCTCACACCCTGGCACAGGGCTTGTTTGGTGATCCAGCCTGCCCGCAGCACCACGTCGAGGTTCTGGCGGGTAATGGGGATAGGCTTGAGCAAGAGGGCGTTCATGCGCACTTTGTTGGGGCCGTCGGCAAAAACGGTTCTACCTGGCAGCTTGTCCATGGCAGTGCCACGGGCCATCAGCACGGCGGCCTCGGCGGCCCTACGGCCTAGCTCGCGGGCATCTTTCCAGACGCTCACGGTTTGCAGCCCCCGGGCCACCCGGTTGAGCGCGGCCTGGTCGCCGTCCTGGCCCGAAACCGGCACTTTTCCGGCCAGCCCCACTGCGGCCAGCGCGGCTACCACGCCCCCTGCGGTGCCGTCGTTGGAGGCCACAACTGCATCCACTTTGTTACCGTTGGCGGTGAGGATCTGCTCCATATTGCGCTGGGCCACCTCGGGCTTCCAACCTTCGGTGTACTGCTTGCCCACCACCTTAATATCGCCCCGCTTGATGGCGGCATCGAGTACCTCGAGCTGCCCTTTGTGCAGGAAGTCGGCGTTGGGGTCGGTGTTGGCCCCCAGAATAAAGGCATAGTTGCCCTTGGGACGCACCTTGTACACCTCGCGGGCCTGCATCCGGCCTACTTCCACGTTGTCGAAGGTGATGTAGTAGGCGTAGTCGTTCTCGATCAGGCGGTCGTAGGCCACCACCGGAATGCCGGCGGCCTTGGCCTTATCAATGGCTGGCAGGATGGCGTCTTTGTCCCAGGCCAAAATGATCAGGGCCTTGGCCCCACGGGCGATGAGGGCGTCGATGTCGTTGAGCTGCTTTTCCGAGGAGCTCTGGGCGTCGGCGCTGATGTAGGTCGCACCCATGCGCCCGAGCTGCTCACGGATGGCCCGCTCGTCAATTTTCCAGCGCTCTTCTTGGAAGTTGGCCCAGCTCACCCCCACTATTACCTGCTGCGCCAAAGCCGGCACGGCCAGCGCAAACCACAACAGCACCATTACCCTGGTGAATGGCTTCATGTTCCCTCCTCCTACGTTGATGAGCCGAGATTGGGCATATGGAAAAGACCCCGGTTTTTTCGACTCGGGAAAAAAGTACCACTTTGCCAGAGGAATGTCAATAACTTTGGCCGGGCACGAAGTTTTGTGGCCCCTGACCTCGTACAAACCGCACAAAGCGGTTGCTGCTCACCAAGGCGGTTTCCTCGAGGCCGTCGGGCCAGCGCACCCGCAGGCGCACCTCTTTGGCGTTGCCTAGGCCGAAATGCACGAAGCCCAGGCCCCCGCTCACGTGCCCTCCGCCCACCGTGAGTTCGCGCCGCAGCACCCGGCCCGGTAGCTCGACCTCGAGCCAGGCCCCGATGCCATCGCGGTTGGGGCCCGGTTGCTGAAGGCGTACCTGCAGCCAGTTGCCCAAAGGCTGCCCACCCAGTCCCCCTAGGTTGCGCCAGAGCTGGGCCGGGTCGAGCCGGTTGACCACCACCAGGTCGAGCAGGCCGTCGGCGTTTAGATCCACCACCTGGGCCCCCCGACCCCGCAAAAAACTGGCCACCCCGGCCTTGTCCCCTGCCTCGGTGAAGGTGCCGTCGGGCTTTTGCAGCATCAGGTTGTTGGGGTCGCGGGCGGCGGCCTCGCGCATGTAGCCCACGTTGCCCTTAGCCACGAAGAGATCCACCAGACCATCGTTGTTGACGTCCTCGAACTGGGCGTGCCAGGCGGTGGACATGTGCACGTCGCCGCCGGTATAGGGGCGGTGGGCGGTGGCGTTGCGGCGGAAGGCGATGTCTGTGTAGCTGGGCTGCTCGGGGGACTCCAGCATCTGGAGCTTGTTGTCGCCCATGCTGGTGAGGTAGTAGACCGGGTAGCCCGTTCCGGTAAGGTCGGCGCTGGCGATGCCCATACCCCAGATTTGCAGGCGCTTCCAGCCTTCGGCCTCGGTGTAGAGGCGGGGCGGCTGCCCTGGGAGGAGCTGCCAGAGCTGCTCCTGGCCCTTGCCCTGGTAGTACTCGCGGTCGTTGGAAACCCTAAGGGCCGGGATGCCCGAG
This genomic stretch from Meiothermus sp. harbors:
- a CDS encoding cobalamin B12-binding domain-containing protein, with amino-acid sequence MDRRIRVLIAKPGLDGHDRGAKVVARALRDAGMEVIYTGLRQTPEMIVSAALQEDVDAIGLSILSGAHMHYFGEVRRLLKEQGADDILLFGGGIIPDEDVPYLKELGVAGVFGPGTSTQDIVDFLKKAVPERWATQG
- a CDS encoding peroxidase-related enzyme (This protein belongs to a clade of uncharacterized proteins related to peroxidases such as the alkylhydroperoxidase AhpD.) — encoded protein: MATPRAKTPKTSRKSQRKTQKTQLDAPPTAWVRVPEESEVPQDVQVLFGKFKEKTGFIPNVARNFALTPEHFMRWFRYYDFLMRNEDQSHLTRKEREMIAVVVSSANECEYCLASHSAYLREISGDPVLPEVLAANFRRAHLSPREHALLEFAHQITVDSAVMSSADVQMLRAIGLSDEAIFEAAQVAAMFNFTNRIANAMGWVPNEIYYYLHREKK
- the glmM gene encoding phosphoglucosamine mutase; translated protein: MERKYFGTDGVRGVAGEPPLTPEFALKLGQAAGAFFKSTVKRPVVLLGKDTRLSCDLLEAALAAGLMSQGVRVEHLGVLPTPGVAYLTRALGATAGVMISASHNPYQDNGIKFFSAQGDKLPDEVETQIEALLEEDFKTDGIGTVSDFREAERMYLDFLASKGASLEGLKVVLDTANGATYRLAHRLFQRLGAEVFVMFNTPDGRNINKGCGSTHPGFLKQQVVEMGFDLGVAFDGDGDRAILVDRHGREFHGDHVLYLNALMRREPGVVGTLMSNMGLEVKLREAGISFYRTAVGDRYVYEKLKASALTLGGEQSGHVLFLDHAPTGDGMLTAILTLKAMRESGRDLSEWYEALPMYPQLLKNVRVRDKQSLMKSSELHAAIQQAEGRLAGQGRVNVRPSGTEPLVRVMVEGPAELIESVSSELVAVVERLDGMPQPK
- a CDS encoding thioesterase family protein, which produces MTVRLPLTVRYAETDAMGVVHHSSYVVWLEAARVEWLEQIGLPYTQIEAQGLAFAVIELGLTYRNPARFGDRLEVETWLCETSSRTLRYQYRVWRGETLLAEGFTRHLCQDTRGKAVRIPPDISSRLSQHLYRFS
- a CDS encoding Gfo/Idh/MocA family protein yields the protein MRIGIVGAGWWAGFAHLPAFKDAGAEIAGIYSRTPAHAQKLAAQFGTRAFEHYPDLLAACDGVAISTTDDTHAPLGIRALEAGKHLFMDKPLARSAPEGEAILNAAQAHRRIGLTAFTSRGDLAAETAQALVRSGEIGEVLYLRGYFHGGFMGDPEGSTPWRAKAETGGAGGAVADLGAHLFDLVRMVTGLEFTQVMAQGHIHFQRPDPVTNLDEGAVLARLGQASGAFSLSRVHIGADQRLELEIQGTKGALKLSPALWGKGSSFQLLLARRPGLYREVPPDKSLLRGRDPETSWGHFQFIELARRFMEGVRQNQQPTPSLADGLATQRVIDATVQSCQQQTWIAL
- a CDS encoding SRPBCC family protein; this translates as MRFREELVMNIQAPREVVWAAFQDFSSWPSWAKAIKEVSRIGSGWRFKARGQPPVDLIWVAEATERRPPEYLEFRSVPGVPHNLEISGWLRLSETEDGNTHLELLLEGQPHYDSPLLDKAADWYASIFGEPNKLLKVTLEQFKNHLEKTYRQREFSTTT
- the trmFO gene encoding methylenetetrahydrofolate--tRNA-(uracil(54)-C(5))-methyltransferase (FADH(2)-oxidizing) TrmFO — translated: MMKVYVIGAGLAGAEAAFTAARMGAQVRLFEMRPQRMTPAHQTPHFAELVCSNSLGGEGETNAKGLLQAEMRAAGSLIMQAAERHRIPAGGALAVEREGFSLAITRALEGHPQIEVVRQEVLELPPDGVTVLATGPLTSDALSEHLRSLLGEEFLGFYDAAAPVVLGESIDLEVAYRAGRYGQSADYLNCPMTEEEYRRFYEVLTQARQHTPHDWEKLEFFEGCMPIEEIARRGYDTPRFGPLKPVGLPDPRTGQEPYAVVQLRAEDRRGQMWSLVGFQTGLKWGDQKNVVQSIPGLEKAEIVRYGVMHRNTYLCAPRLIKPTLQFREHPNLLVAGVLCGVEGYLESAATGFLAGLNAARLALGDEPLVPPEESMLGGLVRYLASANPDNFQPMNANWGLVPAEGGKGKKAEKRARMFRRGLQHFQGWLADFSAGVEEGLLSSEEIPVGSG
- a CDS encoding ATP-binding cassette domain-containing protein — encoded protein: MTPLIEMQNICLRFGGNQALDNASVNLYPGEVVGLLGHNGAGKSTLIKVLSGAYQADSGQIRVDGQEVQIRSPQDAQALGIETIYQSLALADNLDAVANVFLGREKVRGVMLDEDIMELEARKTLDRLRVKIPSLRVPVAQMSGGQRQTVAIGRAIYFKARCLIMDEPTAALGPEETAKVGELIKALKAEGVGIFLISHDLHDVFDLADRITVMKNGKVVGTVYTQDVSHDDVLGMIIGGVMPKGVRPAQTPLPRG